Below is a genomic region from Capricornis sumatraensis isolate serow.1 chromosome 17, serow.2, whole genome shotgun sequence.
ATGAATTATTGATAACAATAGTGCCCCTTCTTCCAGGCACATTACTGCCACCTGCCAGAAAGTCTTATGTATGTTCTGATTTTTAGAAAATTCTAGCAAGACACTTTACTGCCATCTGCTGGAAAAAACTTGCAACAAATAGATACTCTGCAGTATATATTATTAAGGGCATCCAGGAGGATTGTGCGGTGTACAACCTACACAACAATACATGGTCACCCTGCATGACACCTTCAATCCCTCAGGAAATTGATGCCGTCACCAGGTTTCAATGTGTTACGAGGAAGGCAGAACCTAGAGTCAGACAGAGGTTTGGATCTAGGACCCAGCATTTCCCATTAGGGTTGTACTTTCAGGCTAgtaactgcttccctgagcctcagttttgccatctgtaaaatgaccaTAGTGCTAGTCACTACCTCATAGGGTGACTGAGGGAATGAAATGAGATAAGGGCTCAGTAAACGAGAGCAGATTCTCTCTCAGTGTGGGGTCAGGGGTATTTTATGTAAGAGAGTCTGGAGAGGGAGTCCCTAGAAAGGTGAGGCCAGTAACTGGGGTACAGAGGGTGTCTGAAGGGCCCTGTTACCTCCTCTTTGGAAAACCTCTCTGCCTGCGTGGTCAGCATCTCCTTGACActgcagagagagaaaagcagataTTGCCTCTGGCTTTGTGGGGAGGGCTGTGGGGAGAATCAAGGAACCCCCAtgtccccctcccaccactcacATCCCACTCACTAATCAGCCTTGAGCACTCCTTTGCCTTCAGGGTCAAACACTTTGAATGCGTTGAGAATGGTCTCCTCGGGGTCTGCTCCTGAAACAGAAAATGGGGTTGATGTGCCATGGGTGGCTGAGAATCTGGGGTAAGGAAGAAAGACCTCACCACTTCTGAGCACCGAGCCTTGGTGTTTTGAAAGCGTGGGCTGAGAATTCAGTTATTTCTGGAGCAAACCCAAGGTCAGGCATGGATCTAGACTTCGAAAGACTGggatttgaatcctgactccAGCATTTGTTAGCCGTGTAGCTTTAGGCACATGACTTTCCGTCTCTGACTCTCAGTTCCCCTTCTGTAGACGAGAATAAGAGGAGAAGCTACGTCCTAGACTAAGGGGATGCATATAATGCATTTAAAGTGTTTCGTATGAGGTCTGGATGAAGGCCAACCTTGGAGCACTATTAACTGctctttttattctctctctctcctgtgttACCTTGCCTTCATCTGCCAACTCCTGTATGTTCTCCTAGTGCTTTTAATTGATGCCCAAAGATGAAGACACATAAAGACAGACCCAAGTGCacaaaccaacacacacacatacaccgaTATATACCTCTACAGACGTAGATGAACAGAAATACACATGAACTTACCCTTAAGTTTCTCCCCAAACATCTGTAGGAACACAGTAAAGTTAATGGGACCTGGAGCCTCCTTGAGCATTTcatcaatttcctcatttttcacGTTCACACGCCCTAGAGCAGGAGACAGACACTCAGCGATTCTGAGCTGGGACAGAAACAGCTGTCAGGGCACTGGCATTTGCCCTTGTAATCCTACTTCAAGGAATCTTGTCTAGGAATAATCGGAGACACAGTAGACGGGGCCAGAGATTCACGTGAGATGTTCTCAAAAgtgttatttataataaccagACAACTGGAAACAACTCACAGAGggtttagttatttttaaaactgtgcttTCAGGACCTGGAACATTTTATACAGATGTTTTAATGTTTTACTCAAATAAGAAATCCTCATGTTATAAAATTAGCCCTTCTCACTTGGAGGTGGGAGAGACAGATCAGAATTTGAGGGAACTTTTTCAAATTATAGCTGCTCTAACCCACACGGCCTTGGAGACTCTGATATATTTGTCCTAGTCACTGTCACAAGCCCATATAGTATGTTTGTATAAATTAGAAAAAGCCACCCCTTATTAAGATAACTTATGTTTTAAGTGGCTACAAATACAAATAGTACTCTGTATAATTGCTCAGTACAAAACCTGCCCGGCTGTTCATGGACCTGATGAGGTCCATGGAATGGAGGAGGAGGTGACAGATTGGCCACTTATATTTTGAAACAGTTCCAGGTACTCATGATCACCCTACTgagatgttaaattttaaaagctgaatcCAAAATAGAATGAGTCTAACTGttaagcatgcacgcacatgagATGCCTGGGAAAAAATTAGAGGCTCAGATGTTAGCAGTGGAATATGCCCTCATGGTCAGCATTGTCTACCCCTTTATACTCTTCTGAATTGTCCGCGTTTTCTATTGTAAACTGCCATTGTATTCAAAAccatataaaaatgattttaaaagaaaaagatatgttAAGACACTCAAAGACTAAACACTTCTTTCCTGTCCTCTGAAATTTGCCTTAAAGATTGATCttggttgagctgtttcaaaatgACAAGCTCTTGACCTTTTTGATAGCCTCACCTCCTGCCCCTCGCGGGAGTGGGATAAGAAGACCTTCCTAGTTGGTGTTGGGTGGTGGTGCGGGGCGACGTACCAAGAGCAGCAAAGGTGTCCCTCAGGTCATTCTTGTCAATGAAGCCATCCCTGTTTTGATCCATGATGGTGAAGGCCTGTGAAAGAGAGGCGATTGTCTGGTCAACCCAGGAGAAATTGTGGGAAGGAGCCCCAGAGATTGTGCCAAGG
It encodes:
- the MYL2 gene encoding myosin regulatory light chain 2, ventricular/cardiac muscle isoform isoform X2, with the translated sequence MFEQTQIQEFKELRIAECLSPALGRVNVKNEEIDEMLKEAPGPINFTVFLQMFGEKLKGADPEETILNAFKVFDPEGKGVLKADYVKEMLTTQAERFSKEEIDQMFAAFPPDVTGNLDYKNLVHIITHGEEKD
- the MYL2 gene encoding myosin regulatory light chain 2, ventricular/cardiac muscle isoform isoform X1, whose product is MFEQTQIQEFKEAFTIMDQNRDGFIDKNDLRDTFAALGRVNVKNEEIDEMLKEAPGPINFTVFLQMFGEKLKGADPEETILNAFKVFDPEGKGVLKADYVKEMLTTQAERFSKEEIDQMFAAFPPDVTGNLDYKNLVHIITHGEEKD